One window of the Babesia microti strain RI chromosome IV, complete genome genome contains the following:
- a CDS encoding WD repeat-containing protein 82 (overlaps_old_locusTagID:BBM_III09050) has translation MANLNAFARTTLDPEVLQSMRVTRVFKGRFSSVNGMDWDKGGDTLVVSSNDESIQILPLAKSDVSKILHSKKYGVEMVKFCHQGAKQVLCSSRTTTCYKGNHAVRLWDLVENKYIRNFATPAPLVRLTGISVHPFRNLMLTTCQDHVARFFSLDSETPLASFKSECGEGHPIAGFDKDDLIFAVYNGNGGIRLYDLNKFTEPFNTLNIKSLLEANEHPLNLTFCPTGKKIVCSTNNHRILVIDSFYGHEIFTCNYGDRNSKSLCIPIITPDGKYIFCGGLDSKIHCWNEQGEKVIELSGHEGPPSVLAFNPKRAILSSGCVNVALWQPDITL, from the exons aTGGCTAATTTGAACGCTTTCGCAAGGACTACACTTGATCCTGAAGTTTTGCAGAG CATGAGGGTAACCCGGGTCTTCAAGGGCCGTTTCAGCTCGGTGAATGGAATGGATTGGGACAAAGGCGGTGACACCTTAGTCGTCTCGTCCAATGATGAATCCATACAGATTCTTCCCCTGGCTAAATCAGATGTATCTAAGATACTACACAGCAAGAAGTATGGCGTGGAAATGGTCAAGTTTTGCCATCAGGGAGCTAAGCAGGTGCTTTGCTCATCACGCACCACAACTTGTTATAAGGGTAATCATGCTGTGAGGCTTTGGGATTTGGTAGAAAACAAGTATATTCGCAATTTTGCCACTCCAGCCCCACTAGTTAGGTTGACGGGGATATCAGTCCATCCATTCCGTAACCTAATGCTTACAACTTGCCAGGATCATGTGGCTCGTTTTTTTTCCTTGGATTCTGAGACGCCACTG GCAAGCTTCAAATCTGAGTGTGGTGAAGGGCATCCCATCGCCGGATTTGATAAGGACGATCTTATATTCGCCGTATATAACGGTAACGGTGGTATCAGGTTGTATGATCTGAACAAATTCACG GAACCATTCAACActctaaatataaaatcacTGCTGGAGGCCAATGAACACCCGCTG AACCTGACCTTCTGCCCTACAGGCAAGAAGATCGTATGCAGCACCAACAACCACCGCATCCTAGTCATTGATTCATTCTACGGCCATGAGATATTTACTTGCAACTATGGAGATAGAAATTCCAAATCTTTATGTATCCCAATTATTACTCCCGACGGAAAATACATCTTCTGTG GCGGCCTTGATTCCAAGATCCACTGTTGGAATGAGCAAGGAGAAAAGGTTATTGAATTGTCTGGGCATGAGG GTCCCCCATCTGTTCTAGCATTCAACCCCAAAAGGGCCATTCTTTCTTCAG GCTGTGTCAATGTGGCCTTGTGGCAGCCAGATATAACATTGTGA
- a CDS encoding hypothetical protein (overlaps_old_locusTagID:BBM_III09040), protein MDKIKAFAENKLEQFGLVKQSQPPPAAQPAQQAPADLSQNTNLPQTNEEPSQPSPPPPTAEQGHSAELDSQNSNVAFQDSPIYTLPAFLDAINEKVEERGDTSEEQKYWSYPRRWIFTISGITLENYNPEPLTCFIEFKIGGTRTECRVQSNTGSEIRILHKGENKNSVRTPIVDNVTTTARQFDFTYTDEYRGSYLDLEVEKFSVRLWRYRRFSINVLEGMYEDQLLNIAKGHVKRKVTLKADDKPRAKLLFSISFQELYDFELSFLSWSAHGIFSSSALSRILATKGIPAQEKMAGRKGRAIRSASSGHSWFGRLMGVFHISHGAPRGPIGAGDREGTNLAPTGQNSEEMAEIDQKISGKADYAEHLKEITNHAASELCSSSFVILRDLDALKMKFSSSFQLRVKLKGNGVTIGNSLKSAESKSLNNTYAWENLGEIYYRGTRSELEKCVLQISVVDIQGKNKNTVASCHVPLRVVVDHPTVKKDFEPPLWLVHQAKLEKWTESLSNINFGYIQGMIQVCNVPRYRQKTTFNPVVLHESATNGASAYIVANVALDQLVADQKALVKMIGAGLGRRNGGDFSAQLFAELSWMNVICSENFDLRISNGSCVDLRANQSACEMAIGVDDIMGSKPSELTISSAPVIRLDIYARAFLADGAGEPEGTSQLSCRVVHLGGNSVSPAEIFYTSKGALRQKISKAHSLDLPLAPPGHSKRDKLYETRGFTEQLPLVPMGATATEDLPCVQFSLWTYPQVQIVTGERRVDTRQTNKGRVVTGLNRQYKSFYMRCSECWVKAAQLLGTAPLNLECTLQDGQLVFVQSLLVPIMPPSLLDNPNFLFQFILSIPFRSDTSPRHVQTPYFTLKLRRGNLLDHAILFACLLLGLSRKHDPKLLIPAGGAPNLYACGRLAVDIAGETFFFDVASGTRTSARSRGANTAPPGYIITSTNAYMVIRPAQGDSISDMIAHSYSFFPCFEDDKSPFCLEGFAATSCWHFDLAAFSGLMPQSEAIATGKILEMRLEKAINTHRSAQNLQTRWNKDSLLCEYLAKGSSLLFRVKSSVSEIEQIARAEFCEWKEALCSKVPPSHQIICRSFTFLDTNVGLLMDTLKANMGGYIDSRDDNASFSHSVSVFALPSGLIVVYLMFLISVKIHERDRRKLVYMERLRNRTAPPELISKKSNLSDMLEESPEALKSDECLNRSKSRHKEEEGTGHKTHRSKSRHKEEEGTGQNTHHSESVNKEEEGSGHKTHRSKSKHKEEPPSPIPCDEYEDRPLDTATYGSSNLLNEEEIVTSAYRLDDFISPSDDAYSLDGPSSLPVTSTNGLSNVAVEGFENDSPILICPQPEENVDVDPLDDKSKHKEEEGTGHKTHRSKSRHKEEEGTGHKTHRSKSRHKEEEGSGHKTHRSKSRHKEEEGSGHKTHRSKSRHKEEEGSGHKTHRSKSRHKEEEGSGHKTHRSKSRHKEEEGSGHKTHRSKSRHKEEEGTGQNTHHSESVNKEEEGSGHKTHRSKSKHKEEPPSPIPCDEYEDRPLDTATYGSSNLLNEEEIVTSAYRLDDFISPSDDAYSLDGPSSLPVTSTNGLSNVAVEGFENDSPILICPQPEENVDVDPLDDKSKHKEEEGTGHKTHRSKSRHKEEEGTGHKTHRSKSRHKEEEGSGHKTHRSKSRHKEEEGSGHKTHRSKSRHKEEEGSGHKTHRSKSRHKEEEGSGHKTHRSKSRHKEEEGSGHKTHRSKSRHKEEEGTGHKTHRSKSAHKKRPSESYGGNRHLNETELLPEGTIANPSHEITNEVVKTHSYSSYSSPIKSLLNSLDAFLPKYATNDGVNAVDSENLDKALSKTPETNKGLFEIAEGDISPVVAPEAMFQMPKINNTYMEPQDNTCEIRDEGSNQSEIAINLFRKSSTKDFPGNNSRDDNSGSSDDLFRRFF, encoded by the coding sequence ATGGACAAGATCAAAGCATTTGCAGAAAACAAGCTCGAGCAGTTTGGGTTGGTAAAGCAGTCCCAGCCACCTCCTGCGGCCCAGCCTGCACAACAGGCGCCGGCAGATTTGTCGCAAAACACAAATTTACCACAGACGAACGAAGAACCTTCGCAGCCCTCTCCACCGCCCCCAACGGCCGAGCAGGGCCACTCTGCGGAGCTGGACAGCCAGAACTCCAACGTTGCCTTCCAAGATTCGCCGATATATACCTTACCAGCGTTTTTGGACGCCATAAATGAGAAGGTTGAGGAGAGGGGCGACACTTCTGAGGAGCAAAAGTACTGGTCCTACCCCCGCCGTTggatatttacaatatccGGAATTACCCTCGAAAACTACAACCCTGAGCCCTTGACTTGttttattgaatttaaaatagGAGGTACCCGAACGGAATGCCGAGTGCAATCCAACACAGGTTCGGAAATTCGCATTTTACACAAGGGGGAGAATAAGAACTCGGTCCGCACGCCAATTGTGGACAATGTGACAACCACGGCTAGGCAATTTGATTTTACCTACACTGATGAATACAGAGGGAGTTATTTGGATTTGGAGGTTGAAAAGTTCAGTGTGAGGTTATGGAGATATCGGCGTTTCAGCATAAACGTATTAGAGGGCATGTACGAGGACCAGTTGCTAAACATTGCCAAGGGCCATGTCAAGCGCAAGGTAACACTGAAGGCTGACGATAAGCCCAGGGCTAAGCTATTGTTTTCAATATCGTTTCAGGAACTGTATGACTTTGAGCTATCGTTTCTCTCGTGGTCCGCTCATGGTATATTTTCGTCAAGTGCCCTTTCGCGAATTTTAGCCACAAAAGGCATTCCGGCACAGGAGAAAATGGCTGGGCGTAAGGGCAGGGCGATCCGTTCTGCCTCTAGTGGACATAGCTGGTTTGGCAGGCTGATGGGTGTTTTCCATATCTCCCATGGAGCGCCGCGAGGGCCAATAGGGGCGGGTGACAGAGAAGGTACCAACTTGGCTCCCACAGGGCAAAACTCTGAGGAAATGGCTGAAATAGACCAAAAAATATCAGGCAAAGCTGATTACGCAGAGCATCTGAAAGAGATAACAAACCATGCAGCTTCAGAGCTTTGTAGCAGttcatttgtaattttgcGAGATTTAGATGCGCTCAAgatgaaattttcatcatcattTCAATTGCGTGTCAAACTAAAGGGCAACGGTGTGACAATTGGTAACTCCCTCAAAAGTGCAGAgtcaaaatcattaaacaatacTTATGCGTGGGAGAATCTGGGAGAAATTTACTATCGAGGAACACGATCCGAACTCGAAAAATGCGTCCTGCAGATTTCAGTTGTTGATATTCAGGGTAAGAATAAGAACACTGTGGCATCCTGCCATGTACCCCTCCGGGTGGTAGTCGACCACCCCACTGTAAAAAAGGATTTTGAGCCACCTCTATGGCTAGTACACCAAGCTAAACTAGAAAAATGGACTGAATCTCTTAGCAACATAAATTTCGGTTACATACAGGGTATGATCCAAGTCTGTAACGTTCCTAGATACAGACAAAAGACTACATTCAATCCAGTTGTCCTTCATGAATCCGCTACAAACGGTGCCTCTGCCTATATAGTCGCCAATGTGGCACTGGATCAACTGGTGGCTGACCAGAAAGCCCTAGTAAAAATGATTGGGGCAGGGCTTGGGAGGAGAAATGGTGGCGATTTTAGCGCTCAATTGTTCGCAGAGCTCTCCTGGATGAATGTTATCTGCAGCGAAAATTTTGATCTGCGGATAAGTAACGGTTCCTGTGTAGATTTAAGAGCCAATCAATCCGCGTGTGAGATGGCCATCGGGGTAGACGATATCATGGGGTCCAAGCCCTCAGAGCTTACTATCTCCTCCGCGCCAGTCATACGGTTAGACATCTATGCCAGGGCATTCCTGGCAGACGGCGCCGGCGAGCCTGAGGGCACGAGTCAACTGAGCTGCCGTGTTGTCCACCTGGGAGGAAACTCTGTCTCTCCGGCGGAAATCTTTTATACATCTAAAGGGGCCCTCCGCCAAAAAATTAGCAAGGCACATTCGCTAGACCTGCCTTTGGCCCCTCCGGGGCACTCTAAGCGGGATAAACTCTACGAAACCCGCGGATTCACGGAACAACTACCGCTGGTACCCATGGGAGCCACGGCAACAGAAGATCTCCCATGTGTGCAGTTCTCCCTATGGACTTACCCACAGGTTCAGATCGTCACCGGTGAACGGCGAGTAGACACTCGTCAGACAAATAAAGGGAGAGTGGTTACTGGGCTAAATAGACAGTATAAAAGTTTCTATATGCGTTGTAGTGAATGCTGGGTAAAAGCGGCGCAATTATTAGGTACCGCGCCACTAAATCTCGAATGCACGCTCCAGGACGGTCAGCTGGTCTTCGTACAGTCACTTTTAGTGCCAATAATGCCGCCTTCACTACTTGACAATCCCAATTTCCTATTCCAGTTCATCCTCTCCATACCCTTCAGAAGCGATACTTCTCCTCGCCATGTACAGACTCCATATTTCACCCTCAAACTGCGTAGGGGCAACCTCCTGGACCATGCCATACTCTTCGCCTGCCTGCTCCTAGGGCTATCCAGAAAACATGACCCAAAGTTACTCATCCCAGCCGGGGGGGCTCCAAACCTCTATGCCTGCGGAAGGCTTGCCGTAGACATAGCGGGAGAGACCTTCTTCTTTGACGTTGCTAGTGGAACTAGGACCAGTGCCCGTTCCAGGGGCGCTAATACCGCTCCCCCAGGCTATATCATCACATCCACCAACGCTTATATGGTCATCCGCCCCGCCCAGGGCGATTCTATATCTGATATGATCGCCCACTCCTACTCTTTTTTCCCCTGTTTTGAGGATGATAAGTCTCCCTTTTGTTTAGAGGGCTTTGCTGCCACCTCATGCTGGCATTTTGATCTTGCTGCTTTTTCTGGGCTTATGCCTCAATCTGAGGCCATAGCAACCGGGAAAATTCTTGAGATGCGCTTGGAAAAGGCTATAAATACTCATAGGAGTGCGCAAAATCTCCAAACGCGATGGAACAAAGACTCTTTGCTCTGTGAATACCTAGCCAAGGGCTCCAGCCTGCTCTTCCGGGTAAAATCTAGCGTTAGTGAAATAGAACAAATCGCTAGGGCTGAGTTCTGTGAGTGGAAGGAGGCCCTTTGTTCTAAGGTACCACCCTCACATCAGATTATTTGCAGGTCCTTCACTTTCCTTGATACTAACGTGGGGCTACTTATGGACACATTGAAGGCCAATATGGGAGGGTATATTGACTCCCGTGATGATAATGCCTCCTTCTCCCACTCAGTTTCCGTCTTTGCCCTACCTTCTGGACTTATAGTCGTATACCTTATGTTCCTTATCTCTGTAAAAATACATGAACGTGACAGGCGTAAACTAGTTTACATGGAACGTCTACGGAATAGAACCGCCCCTCCTGAACTTATCTCTAAAAAATCAAACCTCTCGGATATGTTAGAGGAGTCTCCAGAAGCATTAAAGTCCGATGAGTGCCTCAACCGCAGCAAATCTAGACATAAAGAAGAGGAGGGTACAGGGCATAAGACCCATCGCAGCAAATCTAGACATAAAGAAGAGGAGGGTACAGGGCAAAATACCCACCATAGTGAATCCGTCAATAAAGAAGAGGAGGGTTCAGGGCATAAGACCCACCGCAGTAAATCTAAGCATAAAGAGGAGCCCCCCTCCCCTATACCTTGCGATGAATATGAAGATCGACCCCTAGATACCGCCACATACGGATCTTCCAATCTTCTGAATGAAGAAGAAATCGTTACAAGTGCTTACCGGTTGgatgattttatatctCCTTCCGATGATGCCTATTCCTTGGATGGGCCCTCGTCGTTACCCGTAACCTCCACCAATGGCCTCTCGAATGTGGCAGTAGAAGGCTTTGAAAATGATTCaccaatattaatttgccCTCAGCCAGAAGAAAATGTGGATGTTGATCCATTGGATGATAAATCTAAGCATAAAGAAGAGGAGGGTACAGGGCATAAGACCCATCGCAGCAAATCTAGACATAAAGAAGAGGAGGGTACAGGGCATAAGACCCACCGCAGCAAATCTAGACATAAAGAAGAGGAGGGTTCAGGGCATAAGACCCACCGCAGCAAATCTAGACATAAAGAAGAGGAGGGTTCAGGGCATAAGACCCACCGCAGCAAATCTAGACATAAAGAAGAGGAGGGTTCAGGGCATAAGACCCACCGCAGCAAATCTAGACATAAAGAAGAGGAGGGTTCAGGGCATAAGACCCATCGCAGCAAATCTAGACATAAAGAAGAGGAGGGTTCAGGGCATAAGACCCACCGCAGCAAATCTAGACATAAAGAAGAGGAGGGTACAGGGCAAAATACCCACCATAGTGAATCCGTCAATAAAGAAGAGGAGGGTTCAGGGCATAAGACCCACCGCAGTAAATCTAAGCATAAAGAGGAGCCCCCCTCCCCTATACCTTGCGATGAATATGAAGATCGACCCCTAGATACCGCCACATACGGATCTTCCAATCTTCTGAATGAAGAAGAAATCGTTACAAGTGCTTACCGGTTGgatgattttatatctCCTTCCGATGATGCCTATTCCTTGGATGGGCCCTCGTCGTTACCCGTAACCTCCACCAATGGCCTCTCGAATGTGGCAGTAGAAGGCTTTGAAAATGATTCaccaatattaatttgccCTCAGCCAGAAGAAAATGTGGATGTTGATCCATTGGATGATAAATCTAAGCATAAAGAAGAGGAGGGTACAGGGCATAAGACCCATCGCAGCAAATCTAGACATAAAGAAGAGGAGGGTACAGGGCATAAGACCCACCGCAGCAAATCTAGACATAAAGAAGAGGAGGGTTCAGGGCATAAGACCCACCGCAGCAAATCTAGACATAAAGAAGAGGAGGGTTCAGGGCATAAGACCCACCGCAGCAAATCTAGACATAAAGAAGAGGAGGGTTCAGGGCATAAGACCCACCGCAGCAAATCTAGACATAAAGAAGAGGAGGGTTCAGGGCATAAGACCCATCGCAGCAAATCTAGACATAAAGAAGAGGAGGGTTCAGGGCATAAGACCCACCGCAGCAAATCTAGACATAAAGAAGAGGAGGGTACAGGGCATAAGACCCATCGCAGTAAATCTGCCCACAAAAAGCGTCCATCAGAATCATACGGTGGGAATCGCCACCTCAACGAAACAGAGTTGTTACCTGAAGGCACCATCGCAAACCCAAGTCATGAAATCACCAATGAAGTGGTGAAAACACACTCCTATTCCAGCTATTCCTCCCCAATTAAATCCCTACTCAACAGCCTCGATGCATTTCTCCCTAAATATGCCACTAATGATGGAGTAAATGCAGTTGATTCTGAGAATTTGGACAAGGCTCTATCCAAGACTCCAGAAACGAACAAAGGGCTTTTTGAAATAGCTGAGGGTGATATATCCCCAGTGGTTGCACCAGAGGCCATGTTTCAAATGCCTAAAATCAACAATACATATATGGAACCGCAAGATAATACGTGCGAAATAAGGGATGAGGGTTCGAATCAGTCGGAAATTGCAATAAACCTATTCAGAAAGTCCAGCACAAAAGATTTTCCCGGAAATAATTCTCGAGACGATAATAGCGGATCTAGTGACGATCTTTTTAGGAGGTTCTTTTAA
- a CDS encoding hypothetical protein (overlaps_old_locusTagID:BBM_III09045), translated as MTNYTPSTDGANRMVMEQVTLPNGQHNSDNISESNGTELNATVKPSPLTYSILANSSFDLLFPPRDTDYNRDLAMALFKAEMEYQEIKSLINLHRHEAIGYIMDSSLGGSNRAIRKDTANGCIPFKRNAFKIRCSADGTNCQCPDGYVPCSHNKVMAGYSQWKTALVDVCSGSKRGDILIVGKLFNVYNCDGVLVDRKGVVIGPKSEKIKDEELCDLCDMADVILCRRKTSLCEVTQWSEWSGCSRPCGPGTQQRFRIFLNDECEGEYNEDTRNCQLGECPQRIPYSSCRLMKLPENDNSTHGMYDATIYGCYCPMQGYIACSAEEALSNEGSWMEDFLKHRDNYIDSLNYRRLFPKGLERKHLNHLSSSYKVLLRGGVVVDGSMAWSIASEFNLYGLCRPGAPVLCRENVDYEMVQGSSFAQFAFKPSHDNAMSRLSSTHYSIFLALVGVLSLLLYILSKMVSIRKLFNPLKNKFKQS; from the exons ATGACAAACTACACACCGAGTACTGATGGCGCCAATCGAATGGTTATGGAACAGGTTACATTGCCCAACGGCCAGCATAACTCGGATAACATCAGCGAATCCAATGGTACGGAATTAAATGCCACTGTCAAACCTTCGCCCTTAACCTATAGTATCCTTGCTAATTCGTCTTTTGACCTGCTCTTTCCCCCTAGGGATACAGACTACAATAGGGACCTGGCCATGGCCCTATTCAAGGCCGAGATGGAGTATCAGGAAATCAAGTCTCTCATTAATTTACACCGTCACGAGGCGATCGGATACATTATGGATTCCTCTCTGGGCGGTTCCAACCGCGCTATACGCAAGGATACTGCTAACGGCTGTATCCCATTCAAGCGCAATGCTTTCAAGATAAGGTGCAGTGCAGATGGAACAAATTGCCAATGTCCAGATGGTTACGTGCCATGCAGTCACAACAAGGTAATGGCCGGCTATTCACAATGGAAAACGGCACTGGTGGACGTTTGTAGTGGAAGTAAAAGGGGTGATATTCTAATAGTAGGCAAGTTATTCAATGTGTACAATTGTGACGGTGTATTAGTTGACCGGAAAGGAGTCGTTATTGGTCCCAAGAGCGAGAAGATAAAGGATGAAGAATTGTGCGATCTTTGCGATATGGCGGatgtaattttatgcaGACGTAAGACATCATTGTGCGAAGTTACTCAATG GTCCGAATGGTCAGGCTGTTCCAGGCCCTGTGGTCCTGGCACACAGCAAAGGTTTAGAATTTTTCTTAATGACGAATGTGAGGGTGAATACAATGAAGATACTCGCAATTGCCAATTGGGTGAATGTCCCCAGCGAATTCCCTATTCGTCTTGCAGGTTAATGAAGCTGCCAGAAAATGA cAATTCTACTCATGGGATGTACGATGCCACAATCTATGGGTGCTACTGTCCTATGCAGGGCTACATTGCCTGTTCGGCTGAGGAGGCATTGAGTAACGAGGGAAGCTGGATGGAGGATTTTTTAAAGCATAGGGATAATTACATTGATTCGTTAAATTACAGAAGATTATTTCCGAAA GGTTTGGAACGAAAGCACCTCAACCACCTGAGCTCTAGCTATAAAGTGTTGTTGAGAGGAGGGGTGGTCGTTGATGGTTCTATGGCATGGTCAATTGCCTCCGAGTTCAATTTATACGGTCTTTGCAGGCCCGGTGCTCCTGTGCTTTGCAGGGAGAATGTAGACTATGAAATGGTACAGG GCTCTTCATTTGCCCAATTTGCGTTTAAGCCAAGCCATGACAATGCGATGAGCAGGCTCTCCTCTACCCATTACTCAATATTCCTCGCACTTGTCGGAGTGCTATCCTTGCTACTCTACATCCTCTCTAAGATGGTTTCAATCAGAAAGCTATTCAATCCGCtgaaaaataaattcaaacaaTCGTAG
- a CDS encoding hypothetical protein (overlaps_old_locusTagID:BBM_III09045) has protein sequence MHSNPTDDSCDCIGLGALKASNCNCTAHKFSTFPNKSPPDSQSCSSECILAPVYIIHTHDIQIIFGESLDKVTYTLYCQPIWAICLHGTVKSLDASRGILELVDQSNKSLQIELDLEELFIASKLSGLRVERRSLVSVVCRVLHVVVGRNAYIRFKAEKINGITRDSLHKWDRIVSDWRNRITHSCTTI, from the exons ATGCACAGTAACCCAACTGACGATTCCTGTGATTGCATCGGCTTAGGTGCGTTAAAAGCTAGCAACTGCAATTGTACAGCCCATAAATTTAGCACCTTTCCCAATAAGTCCCCGCCAGATTCGCAAAGTTGTAGTAGCGAATGTATACTAGCGCCTGTATACATCATCCATACGCATGACATACAAATAATCTTTGGCGAATCGCTAGACAAAGTTACTTATACTCTTTACTGTCAGCCTATCTGGGCCATTTGCCTCCACGGCACGGTAAAATCCCTTGACGCTTCCAGGGGTATACTCGAGTTAGTAGACCAAAGCAACAAATCCCTACAGATTGAACTGGATTTAGAGGAACTATTCATTGCTAGCAAACTTAGCGGGCTGAGGGTGGAAAGGAGGTCCTTAGTTAGCGTGGTTTGTCGTGTTTTGCATGTCGTTGTTGGCCGCAACGCCTACATTCGATTTAAGGCGGAGAAGATCAACGGCATAACACGAGATAGCCTACACAAGTGGGATAGAATA GTTAGTGATTGGCGAAATAGGATAACTCATAGTTGCACTactatataa